From the genome of Thermoplasmata archaeon:
GGTTCGCAATGGCAAGGAAGTGACTATGTGGCACGAGCGGCCCTACGGCGGTCCGTTGTCGCTCTACTCATCCTGAATGACCGCACCGATGAAATACACCAAGACTGCGTTTGGGTAGAGATATCTGACCCGCGCTTGACCGTCGTCAATCAGTGAGAGTTCAAGGCTTGACGGCTTCTCGTGAAGAATGATCCTTGACGCATAGTCAATAGCCGCCCTGTCGAGAAGGGTTGTTGCCTCCGAGCTCGATGTCACGCTCGCGGGCTCAAATCGATCATCTTTCGAGTTCGGGTGAGCGAAGGATATTCCGTCCTTCCTGAACGAGACCTTGAGCGTCTCAGTCGTCCCCATCGCGTCATGAACCTCCCGAAGCAGTTCAACAGACTGAGGGGTGCAACTGGCAGCCTTACCAAAGTCAAGGTCGGTTTTGGGCGCGAGTAGCGCATCGGGGACGTGCCTCAAGATTCTGGTCAGACTGCCCCAACCCTCAACTGAAACCCGAACCCGGACTCGAGCATTGTCGAACTGCAGTGCTGCGTCAACCGGTGCGTTCTCGTGTCGGCCAATCAACGCGAAATCCAATGCGCTTGAGACATGTGCAGAAAAAAGACAGATGTCTCCCGGCTCCTTGCACTCATAGCTGGAAAAAGCGGACGGTTTTATGTCGAGGTGACCGACCAGATTGCGGTTTTTCGACATTGCCTCGTAGCGGAGTCGGGTGGCGTTCCAATGGAACGAGATTGTCTCGAAGGCCACGGAAGGGAACGCGTTCGACCACAGCCTTAGAATCGCAGGATTGTTCGTCCTTAGTGTTAGCAAGGCGGAGGAACTCGGTTCTGGATGCTAAAAGCGTTGTGGTCCAAAGGCTGGCTAGGAGGTGGAGCATTACAGATCGGTCGAACTTCCTGGACATAAGGGGGCGGACAGGCAGGAGACGATTCACAGCAATCACTACCGATGGCGCACCATCGGGTTCGGTGGTCCGGCGAAACGCTACAGAGCTTCGATAGGAAGAGAGAGAACGGACACCACCTGAGCCACGCGATCCAGTTCAGCTGAACTGTCGCTCGAGCCGTTTGGTTCCGAATCAGGCAAGGACTTTCCCTTGATTTCATGTACCTTTCGCAGCAACAAGTAGAATGCGACACCGGCCAAGTACCGATCTTCGACTGCACGCGAGACATCCGCTTCGAGCTTCCTTCTACGTAGTGCCTTTGCGAGATTGAGGTTGTCCAAGCTCACGTAAATACCCGAATCCTCCGGTTTCGCTTTCTCGATGACAACTTTGCCTACCGACCTCTCGTCCCACCCAAAAGCGGCCCACACCGCAGCGTTGTCGGCTTTCGATACGGGGAAAATTCTCGGTTCCGGAAGCTTCTCCTCCCCGGGTTCCTTCTTTCTCTCGAAGGGCGGTACGATTACTATGCTTCTCTCAACGGCGAGGACTGAACCGTCTGGGAGGTCGAGTTCGAAACGCAGCTCCTCTTGGGTCCCGGTCTTTCCTGAGGGGGGACAATGTGCAAAGTAGGAGATTTTCCCGTTGCGAAGACGGGAGCTACTTCTGCGAATAGTCAAGCCGGTCTTGTGAACTCCGCGGAAGTGTGAGTCCCAATCCGACTCGAAATATGAATCGACGGCGTCGGTTTCTAGCCTTACCAGAGAGTTCCCACCCTTCTCAATCGGGATTGGGTCCTTCACGTTTGTGATTCGGAGATAAGTTGGAATTGGCTTAAGGTCAGGACGATCGAGTTCCTCCTCTCGAATTTCCTCAGGTCCTGCGTATTCTCTTTCCTGCTTCTTTTGCTTCTGACCCTCGAGGGGCTCTTTTCCCCGTGCCAGAATCAGTTCGGCAAGCTCCGGGTTTTGTCCAATGTATCGGCCAACAAGACTTCGGATTTTCGACGTGTCGCGCTCTGATCTCGCGGACAGAATTTTGACCTTCCTATCTCGTTCAAAAGCCAGGACGTTTCGATCTTGGCGCAGGTGTTGAGCCACCTCCTCCATTAGGTCTTCCTTGAACTCACCTTCCTTCAGTCGATCACGCGTACTAGACAGGAGTTCCTTCTTCGACTGATTTGTTAGCCCGTCACAGTCGACCTGAACGATCAGGTAGTCATGCGAATAGGTTAGATTCACCCGGTCGCGCAGGAAGGTCGTTTGTTCGACTCCATGACGTTGTCCGTTCAGAGTCACATAGATCGCGTGATTCCCCGAGACATAACCTTTCTTGATATCGCGCCAATTCTCTAGCTCGTCCGCTGGCGACAGAGCCCAATAGTTGATTGTCACCGAACCTCTTGTCCCGAGCCTTAGTTCGTATGAGTCGGAACTCCAGATCTGCGCCTTGTCTCCCCGCCCTCCACTCCAGAGCCTGTTTGCCAGGCCTGCGAGCGCTCGATTTCGGTTCTCATATTGTACACGAGACTCGTAGAGCCTCATTGGCAGGAGAGGATCGAAGAGTGATTGGCTGAGAAAGCTCCAGGCCGTACTTGCCGGCTGAAGCACGTCGCTGGTACCCTTTGGCAGGTCGTATGACACCAGACGAATCAAGGTGCCATGTTCGAAGGCTATACGGATTTCGCGGGGGTCACAGGTAGGAACCCTCCTGGTTCCAGCTTCAACGCAATATTCCCAACGACCTCGTTTGAAAATGACGTCTGGTGTTGTCATGTCTCGATAGCGGACGATGCTCCAGCCGACCAGGTCGTCCCGGCCGGCTTTCAATAGGCTCGACTCTTTTCTTGATACAATGATCCCGTACGTGCAATGGGCGAACGAAGTCTGTCCACCCTGTCCGAACGCACCCATCAGATACAGCTTCGACACTTTGTAGTCCTCGTTCAACCCTAACAACGTCGCGGGGAAGTCAAGTGGGTGTTGACCGATGCCTTGGTCTTGTATTTCGATGGTTGGGCGCTTCGAACTCTCGCTATCCATGAACTTGACTTTGATGTGTGAAGCGAGTTCGCCGATTCTCCTCTGCTCGCACCACCTTAGCTTGCCGTCCTTCAACTCGTAAATCGCTTCGACCGCCTTCCGCGGGCTAGTGGTTCTCTTGAGCTCAGGTCGGAGTTCGACTTGGAGTTCAATCATAGCATCGATGGCGTTTGTGATTCTCTCGGTAATCCCATCGTAGGGATCCGCGCCCATGGAAATAATCCCATAATTGCCCGCGTTGCCGCCAAGGGGAACCCATTCGATTCTGTTACTGAGACGCTCGATTACCTTCTCCACATCTCCAGCTGTAGTCGCCATCAATAACTCGTTGAGTTCAGAATCACGCATCGGCTACCAGTGCTCCAGTCTCCTTTTGCGCAAGAAACTCCAGCGTGTTTGTGAGGAAGTATTCAACTGATTCCTCGGAGGGATCATTACCGTTCGCGATGAGGATCTGTCGAACAACCTTTCGTTGTTCCGATTTCGCGATTTCTCTCCGCTCGAGAGCCTTCACGAGGGGTTCGTAAATGTTCGCGACAAGACCTTTGGAATTCTGAATCTTCGCGACCACGTTCCATCCACGAGTCCTGACACGGTTCCTTTTGCGTCTGCGCCGGCGTGCTCTCCCAGGCCTTCTTTCCGTCGATGGGTGGACCCTTTCCGTCGCCGGGTGGGCCCCGGATTCATCATCCACGAGGACTGCGAAAACAACATGGTCCTTCTCCAGATAGGGATCTACCCCAGCTAGGTCAACTCCATACTGTGTCTTCAGGAGATCCCGAATCTCCTCGACTGGAATCTTGAACAACCGTTCTTCGCGGACCTTCATGGCGTATCCTCTATACGCTATAATGTTTATAGACTTTACGGCGGTTTGGGTCGCAGAGGCGGCCAGAAAGAGTATTGTATGTCTAATTCATATCCTACGCGATACGAAAACGATATCAGGCGATACTCTGGCAGCTCCAAAACGAGTCCTTGTGACTTTTACGCCAGAGCAATGGCGAATCATCGAGTCGCTGAAAGGGGAAATGGGAAGAGGAGACGCAGCGGCCGTGAGGACGATTGTGATTTCCTGGTTGATTGAGAAAGGGTTCGCCCTTCAGGCGATTAAGAACAGGGCACGTAAGAAGACCGGCCATCAGAGGACTTCATGATTCGAGCGAAGCGATCGGTTGACCCTCGCAACCGGTTGAATGATCTCACCGGCAAGGAGTGGCTACAATTGTCTCGTTCATGGTGGTTCCAGACGGGGCTTGGCAAGAACCATCCTGAGGCCTCAATCGAGGCAATGCATCCCGCTCCATTCTCGTTTCACGACATCCGCAAACTTGTGCAGTTTTTCACAAAGCCAGGCATGACTGTCCTCGATCCATTCTGCGGCGTGGCTTCAACATTGAAGGCCGCTGCGTTGTGCGAGAGGAATGCGATCGGGATCGAACTTTCACCTCGCTGGGTACGCTTGGGGAAACGCCGTCTTGAGGAGGAGTTACCAGAGCATGTTCGATCCAAAGTCCGAATCCGATTCATCCGCGGAGATTGCATAAGAAGGCTTCCGAAACTCGCGAGGAAGAGCGTGGACTTCATTGTAACCAGCCCCCCCTACTGGAACATTCTCAACAAGGATCCCGATCACAAAGTAATCTCCGAGAGATTAGATCGAGGTCTAGAGACTCGCTACTCGAAGAGCCTGTCGGACCTGGGGAATGTCGATGATTATGACACATATTTGATGAAGTTGCGTCGAGCATTCCGGCAATGCCTTGGGGTTCTCAAGCGTGGACGATACATGGTGGTGATTGTCGGCGACTTCCGTCACAAAAGCGTGTTCTACCCATTCCACATCCACGCTGCGGTTGAAGGCGAGAAAGCCGGTTTCCGCCTTCGCGGGGTACTCCTGCTCATCCAAGGCGAAAAGCGGTTGTTTCCCTACGGATACCCCTTTGACTTTGTTCCGAATATCCATCATCAGTACGCACTGATCTTCCAGCGACCAGTTCGCTCGGCACCAAATCCTTCTCGAGTCTTCGGCATGAACGGACTATAGGGTTCCGTTCACTCTTACACTGGGGAGCGTGTCGACTTGGAGCGATTACTCACTGGCGAACGGTGGTGATTTGGCGCAATCGTCTTGGACCCCAATCTGGGGCGCAGCATCCTCAAAAATGATGCGGGTCGCACGAGGGTTATGTGACGAGCCGAACTGCGTTACTGACTATGCGCGAAGCCTCTTTCTGCAAGATTTCGTACTTGGCGGCCGCATTAGGGTCTTCTCCGGCATGTTTGAGAACGCCGACGAGGAACTCGAATTTCTTCAATGCAGCTCCGAGGACCGAGACATCAACTTCCCGGCCTCCGCGATCTGGATCCAGTAGCGCAATGATGTCACTTCGGTCCTTGATGACTTTTGTTTTCTCCCACGCTGGATTTCGACTCTGGTTATTCTCAAGGCGGTACGATCGGTCGTAGGCAGCTTTCAGCTTGAACAGAACGAGCAACGCACGTGAAGGGACCAGCACGGGTATCCTACCGAGAGTGCGTTCTATGGTCTGTCCCTCCAAAATCGAGAAGTTCAGTCTGTGTTTTCGACCCATGAAATAGTCATCTGCCTCTCGACGGGCAAACTCGACCACGATTTCGTCGGGAGGGGTCCCCTTCCTCATCGTAAGCCATCGTCGTGACTCGGTTCTGTCTTCGGTGTATCCATGGTTTTTGGCAAGCCAGTAACCAAGCCGTTTTCGAGTCTCAGAATTAGTCACGATGTCGATGTCGACGCTACCGTAATAGTCGTTGTACAGGTATACCGCCCAGCCGCCGATGAGAACGGCAGGCTGCAGGCCAGGTCCGCCGCTCTTATTGTATTCAGCGACTTTTGCGAGTATTATCTCGAGTTCTCGAAAGCTGAGTTCGACGAGAGTGTCACGGATGGGCATAGGGCTTCACCATCTCGAGCGCAAGATCACGTGAGCTGAACCCCAGCCCTGCGATATCCAATAGAGTCAGTTCCCAACTGGCCATCAGGATACCTTGGATGGATTCCAGCCCCTCCAACGGCCGGTCTGGTTTGAAAACGTTAGCCGTGACTTTGCCTGCGCCCGAGCCTACCAGTCCCAGATCATCTTCAGCGAGATAGAGATCGATCGACTTGAACTGCCGAGAATATCCTGTGCGAAGGGTTGCAGAGGTTCGCGCTGTGAATGCAAAATGAGCCCCAGCCCGCTTGAGGATTCGCGTTAGTTGTCGCGCTCCTTCGAACGCATTGTCGTATTCTGACGCAAAGACGCCGACTCTGAGGCTTTCGAAAGGCCTCTCCCAGGCAACACCATTGAGAAGCTTCTCCACGTCAAGGAATCGCACCATTGAGCCTTGCCGACCTGCAATGCCTTCTCTGACTAGCCTCTGGACCGTCGCATGCGCCCAGGCATACGACACCTTGGACTTCAGAGCGAGTTGGCGTATGCTCGTGGTTCGAAGCTCGAGAAGTCGGCAGACTACCCGCCAGGCCTTCGGACCAGTCAACCGTGAAGCCTCACGTGACCCGGGACCCTGTGAAGGCTGGATCTCCCTGGACAGGAGCTGTGGCGGGGGCTCAAGTGCATCAGCTCCGATCCTGCGCAGAAGGCCGTCGACACTCGGGGGCACCTCCCGTGACACAAGGATTGGCCGGATCTTCAGATTTGGATAACGAGCCTCGTACAAATCGCGATACAAGGCGAGTTGGGCAACATCGCTCTGTGTAGCGCGCCTGGCTTTCACTTCGATTACGTAGAGAGTCCGACCGTCTCTTGCGGTAAAATCTGGTCGAATTGAGTCGACTGCAGGCTCGCGTTTGAGTGATTTCTCAGGGAGATGGAGTCGATCGATGATATAGAACTCGAGCGGTTCTGGGGCCGGCATGCTATATCGTACTGCAACGATACTATATAAGTATATCACTGATATATGTCACTGATAATCTCGCGCGCCATCGCCATAATACGATATGGCTGAAATCTCAGCATTCGATAGCAACACTATGACGCGATTGTCTTCCCCGCAGGTTCCTCCATTTCAGTTGTTCGCATGAAGAGCATCGCGCGAATTCAGAGCTCCGAGGAAAGGACTGTTTCTGCTCCATTTACGAACCTCTCGATGAAGTCAGCACAGGACTCTGCATCCGCCCTGGCGATATCTCGTCGTCTTCCACCACCCCTTCGCCTGCCTATGCGGTCGTGTTCGTGGGCGATCTGGTTTCGTCTTTCGGCCCATCTGGACAAGCGGGATCTGATGGTGTCCTCCTCGAGGTCTATTTCCTCTCCAACTTTCGAGAAGAAATCCTCAACGCCGAGAAGCTTGACTGCGTCGAGGACCTTGTCAGGTTTCATGTAGGACAGCGTATACAGCCGATCCTTCAGGACAGCTTTGATTTTCTCGTGTGGCCTGTTGTAGTATCGCAGCATCCTCTCCACCTCGAGGACCGGCATGGCCATGTTGCCTAGAGGCCCCGGCATTTTCTCGATGTCCGCATTCAAAATCGGAACGATGGCGTCCTCAATCTTCTGGTGGAAATAGGCATCAAGAGCGCTCAACGAGAAGACAACAGCAGACCGGAGAAGCTCCTTCCTGTCCTCGGTAAGAAGGCCGGCGGTGCGAGCCGTTTTGTCATAGATTGCAATCAAGTTGCGTGCCGACTTGATGTTCTCCCCGAAATCCTCGAAAGCGGTCAAGCTTGCTTGCCAGCCACGAACCCCTTCGGTAGGGCCATAATTCTTTCGGCCTATGCCTCTAGAGTGGCGGCATGATGCGATTGTCTCGCCTTCCAAGTTCTAGATCGCCTGCTGGCCTTCTCGGGGGAAAAGGTCTAAGCTACCGACGAAGAGTCACGAATGAATGCGGGATCCCAGGGACGAGTTGCGGACCCTAGTCGATCGGGGCAAATTCCTGATTCAGGAGGCGGAGGGTGTCAAACAGGCTAGTAGGTCTTTGGATCCGAACGTCCAATTGGGAGTTGGAGTGTTCGATCTCGCGGTTGGGCTAAGAGGACGAAAGAGGCTAGCCGCGGCTCTGGGAAAGACGTGGCTTCGAGGAAACCTCGTTCAGCGCTACTCGTCTCTGACAAAGAACTTCGATCAATGGTACACCGAGACGGTTGCCACGCTGCGGAGAATCTCGGTCGCTAGGAAGAACCTGGCTCACGGCGGCAACAGCTCCGCTCTCGTGAAACGCCTCGCCACGGCCAAGACCTACCGGAGGCTCGACACCCAGATTGCGAAGGCCGTCGGAACCTTGGAGGCCATCGCATCGGAAGACTTGGTCTACAATGACGAGATCGACGAACTCCGTTTCCAACGGAAGAAGGAGGCATTCGAGGAGCTTCGTAGGGGCAGAGAGGAGCAACTCCTGGACCTGAGGAAAGTAGCCCCGGAACTCGGTTCTGTCAAACTCGAAAACCGTCAAGAACTTCGGACTCAGCTGGCCGGTCATCCCGAGGTCGCTCGGATGATTGAGGGAGCGTTGGACACCCTTTCGACGACCGGAGCCGACGCGAACAGGCAAGCCCTTGCCTCTTGCCGTTCAGCGATCGAACTTCTCCTAATCGAGATGACCGGAGAAACTGAGTGGCGGACAGGGCTTAATGAGCTCGCCGCGGGGACCCGCAAGAAGTTGGTGGCCGGCACGTATGCCTTTCTTTCCGGGTATGGGTCGCACCCCGGAGGCGTTACAACGAAGCGGGATGCAGAGTATGGGATACGAATGACTATCGCGTCGTGCTTGTGGCTCCTGGGTCGCACTTAGGAATTCCGGTTGGCATTGTCTCGAAAATTGTAGCGAGAGCCCATCAGGGTACGAAGTGCGTTCCCTCGATGCAAGGTTCCATAAGTAGTCGTCCGTCGTATGCTCAGGACTGTGGGTGTAAGAAAGAGCAAAAATTGGCTCGATTTGCTCCATGAGGACCCCAAGCTTGCCGACGACAGAGGTCGCTTTGAAGCTGCGTCCGACCTAGTCGAAGGTGTCTTCGGCGCTGAATGGTTGTCAAGCGAACTTTCGAAGCCCCCGCGGCGCAGGCACGAGCTAGCGAACTGGTGGAAGGTTGGTGGAATCGTGAGTGCGTGGAGTATTCGAGGGCTCGCTGAGGATATCGGGGCTGTGCAAAATGCCAGACAATTTGACCAGATTTTGGCAAGACTTCGTAGCCCAATCGAGTTCGGATCGGCACGTTACGAGGTGCACTGCGCGGCCCTCGTGGCGCGGGCAGGCGAGGTCAACCTCGAATTCGCCCCTGATGTTCCGCCCGGCAAAGCCGATTTCGCATTCGACGCAGGGGGGCAGCGAATCTTCAATGAATGTAAGAAACTGGGAATCTCGAACGCGGAGAAGGCCTTTCTCAACTTGTTTGTCCGTTTGCGAGATCGAATCTACCGAATGGTCTCCGATTCCGACTCCGGGTTCCTCGAAGTCCGCATTCGTTCCCGGCTTCTGCCACGTGAAACACCAATCCTTCCAACGATCAATACAGTGGAGCGCCTCATCAAGGGCTATGACGGACGATTCGCAAGAGTCGTTTCGGGGCCCGTAGATGCTAGCATTTTCCCCTTGAGGGCCCGGATACGACCACAGGATTCGGAACCTGATGTCGGGCCAGGTGGATCCATCTTCTCTGCACCGCCGCCACGGATTGCTTTTCGTCCCAGGCTCCGGGGAGTTGAATTGTGGACCAAATTTGACCTTACCGCGGGCGTCTACGTTGAGTCGCCGTGGGTCCTATATGTGGAGTGCGCGAGAGACCCGCGAGAGACCACACGTATTGAGAGCATCCTGAAAAGGGTTGCGAAACAACTCCCCCGGGACACGCCGAACCTCCTCTGGCTAGGTACCACACAGTACCAAGATCACGAGTCAATCGCCAACGAATTGAGGAAACGATTCGGACGAGGCCTTAACAGGCGTCTTAGCGGTGTGATGCTCACACTTCCCACAGTGTACCGCAGTGCTGACATTCTCTCCTGGCTCGATTGGCTCCAGTTTGTCGAGCACCCTAACCCATGGATCAGACTTCCCGAGGTACCCTTTTCAGCTATGGGTCTCGTTACACAGATGAAGTCCCAGGGTGACAGGGTTCCATTCCCTGCCAATCGGTACTCCCTCCGCTTCCTGTACTGGAAACGAGTCGCCGCATACTGAATCGTTGCGAAACTGCTCGCGGTGATTAGAATCGCGATTTTCATTTAGGCAGTCGTGTAGCATGGCACTATGTATGAACTGCCTCTTCCAGAGACGGCATCAGCCACTAATTCCAGAGTACGATTCGCGCGAGACCTCGCGCACGATGTGCTGGAAGAGCTGGTGACCCAGGCGAGTCGCGTCGTCCAATCGATCCGGGGAGACGACCTTCGCCGTGACGACGAGCTGTCCCGGTCGGATGAACGTCTCGAGTCGGATCGCATCGTCCTCGAGCGCCCACGCGAGGCGCATCCCTTCCGCGAACTCGGAAAGCCCGTACCAGCGGAGCGGCCCGATCCAGGCCCCGCGGAGCGCCTGGACGAGGGTCCTCAGATCGAGGTTCGCGGGCAGGTAGGTCTGGAGGATCGTGATGCCCGGCTCTTCGGGCCGAAGGCTTCCCGGACTCAGGACCTGCATCGCCCTGGACGTCACCCGGTAACCGAGCTCCGTGTGCTCGACGAGGTCGTCGTCCGCGAGCCGGTGGAGGGCGCGGGACAGTTGTTCCGGATGGATGCCCAGACGGCGGCGCAGCCCTTGGAATGCCACCTGCGACGACGGATCCTGGGAGAGGAACTCGAGGACCTCCCGGTCGTGTTCTCGGAGGTCCAACGGGAGAGGTCCGATGCGAGGTTCGCCGTTCTCCGGCACCATCGTCCCGCGCTCAGGACGTCCGCGGCGGATAAATCTGCGGCCGCGAGAATCGAAAGGGAGAAGAGGGACGGTCGCGGCCTGGAGGTCGACTAGCTTCCGGCTGTCAGCGTCCCGTTTCGGACCACGGGTCGACCCTCGATCGTGACCGTCGCTCCCGTGAGGCTCGCACCGAAGTAGAAGTCCGTCTTGTTCTTCCCGCCCGGGACTTCGTCGTTCGCGCCGACGGCGACGTAGACGTTCCCCGCAACGATCGCATCCTGGAGGAATCCGGACCGTGCCTTCGGATTCAGCCCGATATCGATGTACCCGAGGAGGTCCTTCGGTCCTTTCGCCTCGTCCCAATCCGACCGGATGAAATCTTCGTTCTCGGACGCGGAGAACTTCGTCAGCCGGCCGCCGTCGAACGCGATCCGCACGTCTCGGATCCACTGGCCGAGCCACGCGATCGGCCGGTCGAACACGATCGTCCCCTCGCCCGACTTCTCGTCCGGCACGACGAACGCCTCGCCCGCCGGGAGGTTTGCCATGTTCTCGCCCTCATCGAGGTCCTCTTTCGTGATGATCCCGTCCTCGATCCCCGCCGGGCGGCCGACGAGGTCGCACGAGAACCGGGTCCCATTCGGATGGGTGATTTCGAGACGGCCCCGGCCCGCGAGGGCGCGTTTGACCTTCCGCCCCTCCCGGACGATTTCCCGCCCGTCCACGGAACTCGCCTCGAGCACCATCGACCGCCACGCGGGCAGGTCGAACCCGTACGCCCGCGCACGCGCCTCCGTGACGTAGCCGAGTCCGATCCGCGCGCCCCGAAGCCGGTTCCGCTTCGCGCGACGATACCACTCGTCGTTGTACGCCGTCGCGGCGCTGTACTTCTTGCCGGCCTCGCGGACCTTCGTGATGTCGGCGGGGCCCGGGATGAAGGCGTAGCCGTCCGCCTCCCCCACGGCCTTCCACTCGTGGCTCCCCACCTGTCCGAGTTTCGATTCCGGGAGCGTCTTGATGGACCGCCAATACGCGTCCTCATCCTCGAAGAGGAGCATCGGGCGGGCGCCGGCCGCACGCACCTGGTAGACGATCTCCGCCGCGATCGGGAGACCGTGGTTCCACGTCTCCACGATCACGTTCTCGTTCGGCTTGATCTGCAACGTCCGCCGGATGACGTTCTTCGCGAGGGCTTCGTACTCGGACATGGATGGCTCTCCTGGGCCGGTCGAAGTCCCACCGCGAATAAATACATGCGCCCATCGGCGGGGGAAGGACCTTACCGTTCCCGGCCATTCGCCACCGACCGCAATGGATGGGTCCTTTTCGCCGGCG
Proteins encoded in this window:
- a CDS encoding DNA methyltransferase translates to MIRAKRSVDPRNRLNDLTGKEWLQLSRSWWFQTGLGKNHPEASIEAMHPAPFSFHDIRKLVQFFTKPGMTVLDPFCGVASTLKAAALCERNAIGIELSPRWVRLGKRRLEEELPEHVRSKVRIRFIRGDCIRRLPKLARKSVDFIVTSPPYWNILNKDPDHKVISERLDRGLETRYSKSLSDLGNVDDYDTYLMKLRRAFRQCLGVLKRGRYMVVIVGDFRHKSVFYPFHIHAAVEGEKAGFRLRGVLLLIQGEKRLFPYGYPFDFVPNIHHQYALIFQRPVRSAPNPSRVFGMNGL
- a CDS encoding aminopeptidase, yielding MSEYEALAKNVIRRTLQIKPNENVIVETWNHGLPIAAEIVYQVRAAGARPMLLFEDEDAYWRSIKTLPESKLGQVGSHEWKAVGEADGYAFIPGPADITKVREAGKKYSAATAYNDEWYRRAKRNRLRGARIGLGYVTEARARAYGFDLPAWRSMVLEASSVDGREIVREGRKVKRALAGRGRLEITHPNGTRFSCDLVGRPAGIEDGIITKEDLDEGENMANLPAGEAFVVPDEKSGEGTIVFDRPIAWLGQWIRDVRIAFDGGRLTKFSASENEDFIRSDWDEAKGPKDLLGYIDIGLNPKARSGFLQDAIVAGNVYVAVGANDEVPGGKNKTDFYFGASLTGATVTIEGRPVVRNGTLTAGS